One stretch of Cellulomonas wangsupingiae DNA includes these proteins:
- a CDS encoding thiolase family protein — protein sequence MPSPSRPVDARVPAARRVVFVDGVRTPFGRARKDGLYAHTRADDLAVKTVRELLRRHPGLPPERVDDVALAATTQQGDQGLTLGRTVAMLAGLPPTVPGFAIDRMCAGAMTAVTTTAAAIGVGAQDVTFAGGVEHMGHHPMGFDADPNPRFLAERLVAADALNMGVTAENLHDRFPHLTRERADAYGVASQEKYAAALASGRIEPDLVPVALRDPEHGWGLATADEPPRPGTTVEAIAGLPTPFRPGGRVTAGTSAPLTDGAASCLLAAEEVADELGLPVRMRLVSFAYAGVEPEVMGLGPVPATHKALDRAGLTIDDIGLFEINEAFAVQVLSFLDAFGIADDDPRVNPYGGAIAVGHPLASSGVRLMTQLARQFDEHPEVRYGLTTMCVGLGQGGTVIWENPRYDAEEAAR from the coding sequence ATGCCGAGCCCGTCCCGTCCCGTCGACGCGCGCGTACCCGCCGCACGCCGCGTCGTGTTCGTCGACGGGGTCCGCACCCCGTTCGGCCGCGCCCGCAAGGACGGCCTGTACGCCCACACGCGCGCCGACGACCTCGCCGTGAAGACCGTCCGCGAGCTTCTCCGCCGTCACCCCGGGCTGCCGCCGGAACGTGTCGACGACGTCGCGCTCGCCGCGACGACGCAGCAGGGCGACCAGGGGCTCACGCTCGGGCGGACGGTGGCGATGCTCGCCGGCCTGCCGCCCACGGTCCCCGGCTTCGCGATCGACCGCATGTGCGCCGGCGCGATGACGGCCGTGACGACCACCGCCGCCGCGATCGGCGTCGGCGCCCAGGACGTCACGTTCGCGGGAGGCGTGGAGCACATGGGCCACCACCCCATGGGGTTCGACGCCGACCCCAACCCGCGGTTCCTCGCGGAGCGGCTCGTCGCCGCCGACGCGCTCAACATGGGCGTCACCGCCGAGAACCTGCACGACCGCTTCCCGCACCTGACCCGCGAGCGCGCCGACGCCTACGGCGTGGCCAGCCAGGAGAAGTACGCCGCGGCGCTCGCGTCGGGACGCATCGAGCCGGACCTGGTGCCCGTGGCGCTGCGCGACCCCGAGCACGGCTGGGGCCTGGCCACCGCCGACGAGCCGCCGCGACCCGGGACGACCGTCGAGGCGATCGCCGGCCTGCCCACACCCTTCCGGCCCGGGGGCCGCGTCACCGCGGGCACGTCCGCGCCGCTGACGGACGGCGCGGCGTCCTGCCTGCTGGCCGCCGAGGAGGTCGCCGACGAGCTCGGCCTGCCCGTGCGCATGCGTCTGGTGTCGTTCGCGTACGCCGGTGTCGAGCCCGAGGTGATGGGCCTGGGGCCCGTGCCCGCCACGCACAAGGCGCTCGACCGCGCCGGCCTGACGATCGACGACATCGGGCTGTTCGAGATCAACGAGGCGTTCGCGGTCCAGGTGCTGTCCTTCCTGGACGCGTTCGGGATCGCCGACGACGACCCGCGCGTCAACCCCTACGGCGGCGCGATCGCGGTCGGGCACCCGCTCGCGTCGTCCGGCGTGCGGCTCATGACCCAGCTCGCGCGGCAGTTCGACGAGCACCCCGAGGTGCGCTACGGCCTGACGACGATGTGCGTCGGACTGGGCCAGGGCGGCACCGTCATCTGGGAGAACCCCCGCTACGACGCCGAGGAGGCCGCACGATGA
- a CDS encoding HRDC domain-containing protein: MEAEASQGTPGADEHPEASAPAIVPLVEPADGVPPVVATEADLAATVAAFAAGTGPVAVDAERASGYRYGQRTYLVQLRRENAGTALIDPIAVPDLSALSEALVGVEWVLHAASQDLPGLAEQGMRPSRIFDTELAARLLGMERVGLAAVVADTLGLGLAKEHSAVDWSTRPLPAEWLRYAALDVEVLVEVRQVLAERLAVSGKAEWARQEFEAVRNAPPPAPRVEPWRRVSGLHNVRDARKLAVVRELYATRDRNARERDISPGRVLPDAAIVAAAQALPRTVGQLVALPSFAGKGTRRRAALWQAAIDRAMALPDAELPATRGPASDGPPPARVWPDRDPAAARRLAAARELVAELSTEHSVPVENLLQPDLLRRLCWSPPRPLDAASVARTLGEGGARAWQVELLADRLTAALAAS; encoded by the coding sequence ATGGAGGCCGAGGCGTCGCAGGGCACCCCGGGTGCGGACGAGCACCCGGAGGCGAGCGCGCCCGCGATCGTCCCGCTGGTCGAGCCGGCCGACGGCGTGCCGCCGGTCGTCGCGACCGAGGCGGACCTGGCCGCGACCGTGGCGGCGTTCGCCGCGGGCACGGGTCCTGTCGCCGTCGACGCCGAGCGCGCCTCGGGCTACCGGTACGGGCAGCGCACCTACCTCGTGCAGCTGCGGCGCGAGAACGCCGGGACGGCGCTGATCGACCCGATCGCGGTGCCCGACCTGTCGGCGCTGTCCGAGGCGCTCGTGGGGGTCGAGTGGGTCCTGCACGCGGCGTCGCAGGACCTGCCGGGCCTCGCCGAGCAGGGCATGCGGCCCTCGCGGATCTTCGACACCGAGCTCGCCGCACGCCTGCTGGGCATGGAGCGCGTCGGCCTGGCGGCGGTCGTCGCCGACACGCTCGGCCTGGGGCTGGCCAAGGAGCACTCGGCCGTCGACTGGTCCACCCGGCCGCTCCCGGCGGAGTGGCTGCGGTACGCGGCGCTCGACGTCGAGGTGCTCGTCGAGGTGCGGCAGGTCCTGGCCGAGCGGCTGGCCGTGTCGGGCAAGGCCGAGTGGGCGCGGCAGGAGTTCGAGGCCGTGCGCAACGCGCCGCCGCCCGCACCGCGCGTCGAGCCGTGGCGGCGCGTCTCCGGGCTCCACAACGTGCGCGACGCGCGCAAGCTGGCCGTGGTCCGCGAGCTGTACGCGACGCGCGACCGCAACGCCCGCGAGCGGGACATCTCCCCCGGCCGCGTGCTCCCCGACGCGGCGATCGTGGCGGCGGCACAGGCGCTGCCGCGGACCGTCGGGCAGCTCGTCGCGCTGCCGTCCTTCGCCGGCAAGGGCACCCGGCGGCGTGCGGCGCTGTGGCAGGCGGCCATCGACCGCGCGATGGCCCTGCCCGACGCCGAGCTGCCGGCCACGCGCGGCCCCGCGTCGGACGGGCCGCCCCCGGCCCGCGTGTGGCCGGACCGCGACCCTGCCGCGGCCCGGCGGCTCGCCGCGGCGCGCGAGCTCGTGGCCGAGCTGTCGACCGAGCACTCCGTACCGGTGGAGAACCTGCTGCAGCCCGACCTCCTGCGTCGTCTGTGCTGGTCCCCGCCGCGTCCGCTGGACGCCGCGTCCGTGGCCCGGACCCTCGGCGAGGGCGGTGCGCGGGCGTGGCAGGTGGAGCTGCTCGCCGACCGCCTGACGGCGGCCCTGGCGGCGTCCTGA
- a CDS encoding helix-turn-helix transcriptional regulator — protein MTIEPLRRDVRDLPGRRAPGVAAVPTSRRVPPTPSRQPMCVVVTQIADGEGDTLVRALRRRGAHRVVVLARRAGRGELRALLAGGLRGGVASTTDASGAAAQVRPVPVPALPTSELSARELSVLSRVAEGRTNRLIGEELGLSALTVKSHLARISRKLGTGDRAELVAISIRHGLID, from the coding sequence GTGACCATCGAGCCTCTCCGACGCGACGTCCGCGACCTCCCGGGCCGCCGTGCGCCCGGCGTCGCGGCCGTCCCCACGTCGCGGCGCGTGCCGCCGACCCCCTCGCGGCAGCCGATGTGCGTCGTCGTCACGCAGATCGCCGACGGCGAGGGGGACACGCTCGTGCGTGCCCTGCGCCGCCGGGGTGCCCACCGCGTCGTCGTCCTCGCACGCCGCGCGGGGCGTGGCGAGCTGCGCGCGCTGCTCGCCGGCGGGCTGCGCGGCGGCGTCGCCAGCACGACCGACGCGAGCGGCGCAGCCGCGCAGGTCCGCCCCGTGCCGGTGCCGGCCCTGCCCACCTCCGAGCTCAGCGCGCGGGAGCTCAGCGTCCTGTCGCGCGTCGCCGAGGGTCGCACCAACCGCCTGATCGGTGAGGAGCTCGGGCTGTCGGCGCTGACGGTCAAGAGCCACCTCGCACGGATCTCGCGCAAGCTGGGCACGGGCGACCGCGCGGAGCTCGTCGCGATCTCGATCCGTCACGGCCTCATCGACTGA
- a CDS encoding DUF3000 domain-containing protein, protein MTPAGPEDVPAEFVRALRSLRTVAVRPEVVLDEVPGPARIAPFSAALTAEIRTARRSVAADDLASGRFVVLYDPEGQEAWEGSFRLVTLVRATLEAEVGADPLLAEVAWSWFHDALESAGVDPHAAGGTVTRVLSQSFGALDRREEQTELEIRASWTAWDEQLGPHLAAWSTLLCTAAGLPPLPEGVVPLPRR, encoded by the coding sequence GTGACCCCTGCCGGACCCGAGGACGTGCCTGCCGAGTTCGTCCGTGCCCTGCGCTCGCTGCGCACCGTGGCCGTGCGCCCCGAGGTCGTGCTCGACGAGGTACCGGGCCCGGCGCGCATCGCGCCGTTCTCGGCCGCGCTCACGGCCGAGATCCGCACGGCGCGGCGTTCCGTGGCGGCCGACGACCTCGCGTCGGGCCGGTTCGTCGTGCTGTACGACCCCGAGGGCCAGGAGGCGTGGGAGGGCTCGTTCCGGCTCGTCACGCTCGTGCGCGCGACGCTCGAGGCCGAGGTCGGGGCCGACCCGCTGCTCGCCGAGGTGGCCTGGTCGTGGTTCCACGACGCGCTCGAGTCCGCGGGCGTCGACCCCCACGCCGCCGGTGGGACGGTGACGCGCGTGCTGTCCCAGAGCTTCGGGGCGCTCGACCGTCGCGAGGAGCAGACCGAGCTCGAGATCCGCGCGTCGTGGACGGCGTGGGACGAGCAGCTCGGCCCGCACCTCGCCGCCTGGTCGACGCTGCTGTGCACCGCTGCGGGGCTCCCCCCGCTGCCCGAGGGCGTCGTCCCGCTCCCCCGCCGCTGA
- the gndA gene encoding NADP-dependent phosphogluconate dehydrogenase — MSVPSSDVGTAQIGVTGLAVMGRNLARNFARHGYTVAIHNRTYARTQSLVAEHGGDGTFLPSESMADFVASLARPRKVVVMVQAGGPTDAVINELVPLLEPGDIVVDAGNAHFPDTVRREAALREVGLHFVGTGVSGGEEGALNGPSIMPGGTKESYESLGPILEAISAKVDGVPCCTHVGPDGAGHFVKMVHNGIEYADMQLIAEAYDLLRHGLGATAPEIGEVFAAWNTGDLESYLIEVTAEVLGHTDAATGRPFVDVVADAAEQKGTGRWTVQNALDLGVPITGIAEATFARALSGSAPQRAAARGVLPADTLGWNVPEPGAFIEDVRLALYASKVVAYSQGFDQIAAASAQFGWDIDRGAMARIWRGGCIIRAKFLDRITQAYERDAHLPLLLADPYFTAAVANGVAAWRRVVAAAAVHGVPTPAFSSSLAYYDGVRAERLPANLIQAQRDFFGAHTYRRTDRDGVFHTDWSGDRAEQTW; from the coding sequence ATGTCAGTCCCGTCGTCGGACGTCGGTACCGCGCAGATCGGTGTCACCGGGTTGGCGGTGATGGGCCGCAACCTGGCGCGCAACTTCGCCCGGCACGGTTACACGGTCGCGATCCACAACCGCACCTACGCACGCACGCAGTCGCTGGTCGCCGAGCACGGCGGCGACGGCACGTTCCTGCCGTCGGAGTCGATGGCGGACTTCGTCGCGTCGCTCGCGCGCCCGCGCAAGGTCGTCGTCATGGTGCAGGCCGGTGGCCCCACCGACGCCGTCATCAACGAGCTGGTGCCGTTGCTGGAGCCCGGTGACATCGTCGTCGACGCCGGCAACGCGCACTTCCCGGACACCGTCCGGCGCGAGGCCGCGCTGCGCGAGGTCGGGCTGCACTTCGTCGGCACGGGCGTGTCCGGGGGCGAGGAGGGTGCGCTGAACGGGCCCTCGATCATGCCGGGCGGCACGAAGGAGTCGTACGAGTCCCTCGGCCCCATCCTCGAGGCGATCTCCGCCAAGGTCGACGGCGTGCCGTGCTGCACGCACGTGGGCCCCGACGGCGCCGGCCACTTCGTCAAGATGGTCCACAACGGCATCGAGTACGCCGACATGCAGCTCATCGCGGAGGCGTACGACCTGCTGCGGCACGGGCTGGGCGCCACCGCGCCGGAGATCGGCGAGGTCTTCGCCGCGTGGAACACCGGTGACCTCGAGTCGTACCTCATCGAGGTGACCGCCGAGGTGCTCGGGCACACGGACGCGGCGACGGGGCGGCCCTTCGTCGACGTCGTCGCCGACGCGGCGGAGCAGAAGGGCACCGGCCGCTGGACGGTGCAGAACGCGCTCGACCTGGGCGTGCCGATCACCGGGATCGCCGAGGCGACGTTCGCCCGTGCGCTGTCCGGCTCGGCGCCGCAGCGCGCCGCGGCCCGCGGCGTCCTGCCGGCTGACACGCTCGGGTGGAACGTGCCCGAGCCCGGCGCGTTCATCGAGGACGTCCGGCTCGCGCTGTACGCGTCGAAGGTCGTGGCGTACTCCCAGGGCTTCGACCAGATCGCGGCGGCCAGCGCCCAGTTCGGCTGGGACATCGACCGCGGGGCGATGGCACGCATCTGGCGCGGCGGCTGCATCATCCGCGCGAAGTTCCTCGACCGCATCACGCAGGCGTACGAGCGCGACGCCCACCTGCCCCTGCTGCTCGCCGACCCGTACTTCACGGCTGCCGTCGCCAACGGCGTGGCCGCCTGGCGTCGGGTGGTGGCGGCCGCGGCCGTGCACGGTGTGCCGACGCCCGCGTTCTCGTCGTCGCTGGCGTACTACGACGGCGTGCGCGCCGAGCGCCTGCCCGCCAACCTCATCCAGGCGCAGCGCGACTTCTTCGGTGCGCACACCTACCGGCGCACGGACCGCGACGGCGTCTTCCACACGGACTGGTCCGGCGACCGCGCCGAGCAGACCTGGTGA
- a CDS encoding carboxylate--amine ligase → MTRATGAQVPVAGLQPVILGGDVGAYSLARTFHEAYGVRPVVVSSVSTGLVRHSRILENVVEPGIDDGPTVVRRLRAIAEQHPGTTRVLLGSADWLVRTIVENRAQLEDLYTIPYVDVATLDKVTDKVLFGELCAELGIDHPATVVHDVQAGGTPDTSALRFPVIAKAADTAAYHLVEFPGKKKVFTVDTPAELADLLRRVRASGYQGRFVVQDLIPGDDSGMRILTCYSDAAGKVRFSAFGHVLLEEHTPGALGNPAGIITGHDEQIVAQAVRLLEHLGWTGYANFDLKYDPRDGRTVFFELNPRLGRSNFYITAGGRNTAELYVREHVQGLDPLPDGAADHLTQPHLYTVLPRWLLRRYVADPALRARTRALGRAGRATNPLWYRAETDPRRLAYLAVAQANQVRKYRRYYPRGDA, encoded by the coding sequence GTGACGCGCGCCACGGGGGCCCAGGTGCCCGTCGCAGGGCTGCAGCCGGTCATCCTCGGCGGCGACGTCGGCGCGTACTCGCTGGCGCGGACGTTCCACGAGGCGTACGGCGTGCGTCCCGTCGTGGTGTCGTCGGTCTCGACGGGGCTCGTGCGGCACTCGCGCATCCTCGAGAACGTGGTGGAGCCGGGGATCGACGACGGCCCCACGGTCGTGCGTCGGCTGCGCGCGATCGCGGAGCAGCACCCGGGCACGACCCGGGTGCTGCTCGGCAGCGCGGACTGGCTCGTGCGCACGATCGTGGAGAACCGGGCGCAGCTCGAGGACCTCTATACGATCCCGTACGTCGACGTGGCGACCCTCGACAAGGTGACCGACAAGGTGCTGTTCGGCGAGCTGTGCGCCGAGCTCGGCATCGACCACCCCGCGACGGTCGTGCACGACGTGCAGGCCGGTGGCACGCCCGACACGTCGGCGCTGCGGTTCCCGGTCATCGCGAAGGCGGCCGACACGGCCGCCTACCACCTCGTGGAGTTCCCCGGGAAGAAGAAGGTCTTCACGGTCGACACGCCCGCCGAGCTCGCCGACCTGCTCAGGCGCGTGCGCGCCTCGGGGTACCAGGGGCGGTTCGTCGTCCAGGACCTGATCCCCGGTGACGACTCCGGCATGCGGATCCTCACCTGCTACAGCGACGCCGCGGGCAAGGTGCGGTTCTCCGCGTTCGGCCACGTGCTGCTCGAGGAGCACACGCCGGGCGCCCTGGGCAACCCCGCCGGCATCATCACGGGTCACGACGAGCAGATCGTGGCGCAGGCGGTCCGCCTCCTGGAGCACCTCGGCTGGACGGGGTACGCCAACTTCGACCTGAAGTACGACCCGCGCGACGGGCGGACGGTGTTCTTCGAGCTCAACCCGCGGCTGGGACGCTCGAACTTCTACATCACCGCGGGCGGCCGCAACACGGCCGAGCTCTACGTGCGCGAGCACGTGCAGGGTCTGGACCCCCTGCCGGACGGCGCGGCGGACCACCTCACCCAGCCGCACCTGTACACGGTCCTGCCGCGGTGGCTGCTGCGGCGCTACGTCGCCGATCCCGCGCTGCGCGCCCGCACCCGGGCGCTGGGGCGGGCCGGCCGTGCGACGAACCCCTTGTGGTACCGCGCCGAGACGGATCCGCGGCGCCTGGCGTACCTCGCGGTCGCCCAGGCCAACCAGGTGCGCAAGTACCGGCGGTACTACCCCCGGGGCGACGCGTGA
- a CDS encoding aspartate/glutamate racemase family protein → MSDAPATGRVEVGVIGGVGPAATVCFLDLVVRHTAAERDQDHVDMVVLQHAAIPDRTDYILGRSQEDPGPVMAADARRLAGLGVGFVVVPCNTAHHFTDEVAAAVDVPVLSIVDETADEVAARPGVARVGVLATSGTLAAHVYQRAFEDRGLGTLVPDDADQDTVMGIIYDQVKAGRPADVASLHAVAERLRARGADVVVLGCTELSVVAAAHGLLADDRYVDSLDVLARRTVERAGHRLR, encoded by the coding sequence GTGAGCGACGCGCCGGCGACGGGCCGGGTCGAGGTCGGTGTCATCGGCGGTGTGGGGCCCGCCGCCACCGTGTGCTTCCTCGACCTGGTCGTGCGGCACACGGCGGCGGAGCGCGACCAGGACCACGTCGACATGGTCGTGCTGCAGCACGCGGCGATCCCCGACCGGACGGACTACATCCTGGGCCGCTCGCAGGAGGACCCGGGTCCCGTCATGGCGGCCGACGCCCGGCGCCTGGCAGGGCTCGGTGTCGGGTTCGTCGTGGTGCCGTGCAACACGGCGCACCACTTCACGGACGAGGTCGCGGCGGCCGTCGACGTGCCGGTGCTCAGCATCGTCGACGAGACCGCCGACGAGGTGGCCGCGCGCCCGGGCGTCGCACGCGTGGGCGTCCTCGCGACGAGCGGCACGCTGGCCGCGCACGTGTACCAGCGTGCGTTCGAGGACCGCGGCCTCGGGACGCTGGTGCCCGACGACGCCGACCAGGACACCGTCATGGGCATCATCTACGACCAGGTGAAGGCCGGCCGGCCCGCCGACGTGGCGAGCCTGCACGCCGTGGCCGAGCGCCTGCGCGCGCGGGGGGCCGACGTCGTCGTGCTGGGCTGCACCGAGCTGTCGGTCGTCGCTGCCGCCCACGGCCTGCTCGCCGACGACCGGTACGTCGACTCCCTCGACGTGCTCGCGCGTCGCACCGTCGAGCGCGCCGGCCACCGCCTGCGCTGA
- a CDS encoding dihydrofolate reductase family protein, producing MPTDAPPLDLLLPGVPRTFRHLPGEPDLVALLGRGRPARHVTATMVASVDGAACGPDGRSGSLGTPADRRVFAVLRALADVVLVGAGTVRAEGYRELPVVDHLRGARAAAGRAPALVLAIVTRRGHVPREVLHGALDVVVVTGAAGAERARAQLPADRVVAVPRDDDPGSPDLAAALDVLAARGLGHVQAEGGPRLLADLLAADLVDELCLTTSPLLLAGAAPRAAAGAGPLDPPRPARLRHLLRAPDDTLLTCWDLRPPVGSGA from the coding sequence GTGCCGACCGACGCGCCGCCCCTCGACCTGCTGCTCCCCGGCGTGCCGCGGACCTTCCGGCATCTCCCCGGCGAGCCCGACCTCGTCGCGCTCCTCGGGCGCGGTCGTCCGGCACGGCACGTGACGGCCACCATGGTCGCGAGCGTCGACGGCGCGGCCTGTGGGCCCGACGGCCGGTCGGGCTCGCTCGGCACGCCGGCCGACCGCCGCGTCTTCGCGGTGCTGCGCGCGCTCGCCGACGTCGTGCTCGTCGGCGCCGGGACCGTGCGGGCCGAGGGCTACCGCGAGCTGCCCGTGGTCGACCACCTGCGCGGTGCGCGTGCGGCCGCCGGCCGGGCGCCCGCGCTCGTCCTGGCGATCGTCACGCGGCGCGGACACGTCCCCCGGGAGGTGCTCCACGGGGCGCTGGACGTCGTCGTCGTCACGGGGGCCGCGGGCGCCGAGCGCGCCCGCGCCCAGCTGCCCGCCGACCGGGTGGTCGCCGTGCCGCGCGACGACGACCCGGGCTCCCCCGACCTGGCGGCCGCGCTGGACGTCCTGGCCGCCCGCGGCCTCGGCCACGTGCAGGCCGAGGGCGGCCCGCGCCTGCTGGCGGACCTGCTGGCGGCCGACCTCGTCGACGAGCTGTGCCTGACGACCTCCCCGCTGCTGCTGGCCGGCGCGGCGCCGCGCGCCGCCGCGGGTGCCGGCCCGCTCGACCCACCCCGGCCCGCACGCCTGCGCCACCTGCTGCGCGCGCCCGACGACACCCTCCTGACCTGCTGGGACCTGCGCCCACCCGTAGGCTCAGGGGCGTGA
- a CDS encoding ArsR/SmtB family transcription factor, with amino-acid sequence MGRDRDLTSLGRALGAPARSVMVNLLLDGARRPAGELAAAAGVRPSTASEHLAVLVETGLVTAEAHGRHRYYALAGPEVASALEALGAIASPLPVAGLRRSRQAEHLAAARLCYDHLAGRLGVALTDAWVQAGWLVGPDQLALAPSGADGLRGLGVDVDGAARARRPTTRACLDWTERRPHLAGALGAAVGARFLAAGWVVRHRSGRGLDVTAHGSRLLEQRWGIGRT; translated from the coding sequence GTGGGCCGGGACCGTGACCTGACGTCGCTCGGGCGGGCGCTGGGCGCGCCGGCGCGATCCGTCATGGTCAACCTGCTGCTGGACGGCGCGCGCCGTCCCGCCGGCGAGCTCGCTGCCGCCGCCGGGGTGCGCCCCTCGACGGCCTCCGAGCACCTCGCCGTGCTCGTCGAGACGGGTCTGGTCACCGCCGAGGCGCACGGGCGGCACCGGTACTACGCGCTCGCCGGACCCGAGGTCGCGAGCGCGCTCGAGGCGCTCGGTGCGATCGCGTCGCCCCTGCCCGTCGCCGGCCTGCGACGCTCCCGCCAGGCGGAGCACCTCGCCGCGGCGCGACTCTGCTACGACCACCTCGCGGGCCGGCTGGGCGTGGCGCTCACCGACGCGTGGGTGCAGGCCGGGTGGCTCGTCGGGCCCGACCAGCTCGCCCTGGCCCCCTCGGGTGCCGACGGCCTGCGAGGCCTCGGGGTCGACGTCGACGGCGCCGCGCGGGCACGCCGCCCCACGACCCGGGCGTGCCTCGACTGGACGGAACGCAGGCCGCACCTCGCGGGGGCGCTCGGCGCCGCGGTCGGCGCGCGGTTCCTCGCCGCCGGGTGGGTCGTGCGGCACCGCTCGGGGCGCGGCCTCGACGTCACCGCTCACGGCAGCCGCCTCCTGGAGCAGCGCTGGGGCATCGGCCGCACGTGA
- a CDS encoding OsmC family protein, translating to MSDHTYSTHLRWEGSTGAGVAGYAREHVAAAPPAGEVPLSADPAFRGTAGRLNPEQLVVMAASSCQLLSFLAVAARAGVDVLAYVDDATSHLDLAAAPPRLATVRLATTVTVAAGTDAARVRHLAERAHRECFVAASLAVPVEVTTRVRYA from the coding sequence ATGAGCGATCACACCTACAGCACCCACCTGCGGTGGGAGGGGTCGACCGGCGCGGGCGTCGCCGGCTACGCCCGGGAGCACGTCGCGGCGGCGCCGCCGGCCGGGGAGGTGCCGCTGAGCGCCGACCCGGCCTTCCGGGGGACCGCCGGGCGGCTCAACCCCGAGCAGCTCGTCGTCATGGCTGCCTCGTCGTGCCAGCTGCTCTCGTTCCTGGCCGTCGCGGCGCGTGCCGGCGTCGACGTGCTGGCGTACGTCGACGACGCGACGAGCCACCTCGACCTGGCCGCCGCCCCGCCCCGCCTCGCCACGGTCCGCCTCGCGACGACCGTGACGGTCGCCGCGGGGACCGACGCGGCCCGGGTCCGTCACCTCGCCGAGCGGGCGCATCGCGAGTGCTTCGTGGCCGCCAGCCTCGCCGTCCCCGTCGAGGTCACGACACGGGTGCGGTACGCATGA
- a CDS encoding YoaK family protein, whose translation MATSPRGMTTTALLLLTAAAGVGDAVGYLALGSVFTGNMTGNVLFLGFALVGEPHVPLLGTVVALGAFVVGAVVAGRAVPRSTASVVPRATLGALVVVTAAGAVLCAVWLARPDPGRPALLVVTGVLAALSGAQAAAVRPVGNADITTVVVTSTLVNLARDGRPAGRAARLARADRVLAVLAVAAGAALGAVLVRGVSTSAALAAVVVLRAAAVASLLAARRRQQRQAATEGRASTT comes from the coding sequence ATGGCGACGTCCCCACGGGGGATGACGACGACCGCGCTGCTGCTCCTGACCGCCGCCGCCGGGGTCGGGGACGCCGTCGGCTACCTCGCGCTCGGCTCCGTCTTCACCGGCAACATGACCGGCAACGTGCTGTTCCTGGGCTTCGCGCTCGTGGGGGAGCCGCACGTCCCGCTGCTCGGCACGGTGGTCGCGCTCGGCGCGTTCGTCGTCGGTGCGGTGGTCGCCGGTCGCGCCGTCCCGCGCTCCACGGCGTCCGTCGTGCCGCGGGCCACGCTCGGTGCCCTCGTCGTCGTCACGGCTGCCGGTGCCGTGCTCTGCGCGGTGTGGCTCGCGCGGCCGGACCCCGGCCGTCCCGCGCTGCTGGTGGTCACCGGTGTGCTCGCCGCGCTGTCGGGCGCGCAGGCGGCAGCCGTCAGACCGGTCGGCAACGCGGACATCACCACCGTCGTGGTGACCAGCACCCTGGTCAACCTCGCTCGGGACGGACGCCCGGCCGGAAGGGCGGCGCGACTGGCACGGGCCGACCGTGTGCTCGCCGTGCTCGCCGTCGCGGCGGGTGCGGCGCTCGGAGCAGTTCTCGTCCGCGGGGTGTCGACGTCCGCGGCGCTCGCGGCCGTCGTCGTGCTGCGGGCGGCGGCTGTCGCGTCGTTGCTGGCGGCGCGACGGCGCCAGCAGCGGCAGGCTGCGACCGAGGGGCGTGCGTCGACGACGTGA